The Halogeometricum rufum genome has a segment encoding these proteins:
- a CDS encoding DUF4013 domain-containing protein, with amino-acid sequence MLGDALSYPRNSSDWIPTILIGGLLSVLSVLVLPVFVVQGYSLRVMRSAAKGEEAAPSFTDWGGLVVDGLKLFLVSLVYGLLVFVPMALVGVVLGFGSALLSDPTTGPSAAFGVATLLGFAVVGLFGLLVGYFAPAGYANFAVEDSLGAAFDVSTIVAAATTGEYFKAWVLAIVVGVVLGTVGAALSVVLVGIFVIFYAQVVTYYLFGRGFAEGLGKKRRGVVESDY; translated from the coding sequence ATGCTAGGTGACGCCCTGTCGTACCCGCGGAACAGTTCGGACTGGATACCGACGATTCTCATCGGTGGGCTGCTCAGCGTCCTCAGCGTCCTCGTCCTCCCGGTGTTCGTCGTGCAGGGCTACTCGCTCCGCGTCATGCGGAGTGCGGCGAAGGGCGAAGAGGCCGCCCCGTCGTTCACCGACTGGGGGGGCCTCGTCGTGGACGGACTCAAGCTATTCCTCGTCAGCCTCGTGTACGGCCTCCTCGTGTTCGTCCCGATGGCTCTCGTGGGCGTCGTCCTCGGATTCGGTTCCGCGCTCCTCTCCGACCCCACGACCGGTCCGAGCGCCGCGTTCGGGGTCGCCACGCTCCTCGGGTTCGCCGTCGTCGGCCTGTTCGGCCTCCTGGTCGGCTACTTCGCCCCCGCCGGGTACGCCAACTTCGCCGTCGAGGACTCCCTCGGGGCGGCGTTCGACGTCTCGACCATCGTCGCGGCGGCGACGACGGGCGAGTACTTCAAGGCGTGGGTGTTGGCCATCGTCGTCGGTGTCGTCCTCGGTACCGTCGGCGCGGCACTCTCAGTCGTCCTCGTGGGTATCTTCGTCATCTTCTACGCGCAGGTCGTCACCTACTACCTGTTCGGCCGCGGGTTCGCCGAGGGTCTCGGGAAGAAGCGTCGCGGCGTGGTCGAGTCCGACTACTGA
- a CDS encoding SHOCT domain-containing protein — MVSLRGPAWVGAAGFVLVAVGLGFLLTGAPIVGIGFCALAVGLVAVAVRDDDETDTSTRAATPDEPADDALATLRERYARGDLSDAQFEAKLERLLEVETREDLEVSVERRTEAVETERE; from the coding sequence ATGGTCTCGCTTCGCGGTCCCGCTTGGGTGGGTGCCGCCGGGTTCGTCCTCGTCGCCGTCGGCCTCGGGTTCCTCCTCACGGGCGCGCCAATCGTCGGCATCGGCTTCTGCGCCCTCGCGGTCGGACTCGTCGCCGTCGCCGTCCGCGACGACGACGAGACGGACACCTCGACGCGCGCGGCGACGCCCGACGAACCGGCCGACGACGCCCTCGCGACGCTCCGGGAACGGTACGCTCGCGGGGACCTCTCGGACGCGCAGTTCGAGGCGAAACTGGAACGACTCCTCGAAGTCGAGACGCGTGAGGACCTCGAGGTGAGCGTCGAACGGCGGACCGAAGCAGTCGAAACAGAGCGCGAGTGA
- the rqcH gene encoding ribosome rescue protein RqcH: protein MDPKRELTSVDLSALVTELNRYEGAKVDKAYLYGDDLLRLRMRDFDRGRVELIVEVGDVKRAHTAKPEHVPDAPGRPPNFAMMLRNRLSGADFAGVEQYEFDRILSFDFERDDEDTTIVVELFGQGNVAVLDETGEVVRSLETVRLKSRTVAPGAQYEFPSSRLHPFTVSYEGFKRRMEDSDTDVVRTLATQVNLGGLYAEEFCTRAGVEKTMDIADAGDEEFRAVYDAIQSFHERLKSGDFDPRVYEEDGAVVDATPFPLEEHAAEGLNSESHDSFNDALDEYFYRLDRTAEDEPEEEPGSNRPDFEAEIEKKQRIIEQQEGAIEGFEQQAQTERERAELLYANYDLVDEVLSTVRSAREEDVPWDEIRQTLEDGAERGIPAAEAVVDVDGAEGTVTVELDGTRVEVEVDTGVEKNADRLYTEAKRVEGKKEGAQAAIEDTREELAEVKARRDAWEADDDEEEEDEESEPEDVDWLSRSSIPLRTEEHWYERFRWFRTSDGYLVIGGRNADQNEEIVKKYLNKHDLFFHTQAHGGPVTVVKATGPSEPSQAVEFPDSTKREAAQFAVSYSSTWKEGRFEGEAYMVTPDQVSKTPESGEYIEKGSFVVRGDRTYFRDVAAEVLVGVQCEGETRVLGGPPTAIEGRVETAVRLQPGRYAQNDAAKMVYRRFKETFADQSFVRKVASPDKIQEFLPPGGSELLDD from the coding sequence ATGGACCCGAAGCGGGAGTTGACGAGCGTCGACCTCTCGGCCCTCGTCACCGAGTTGAATCGGTACGAGGGGGCGAAGGTCGACAAGGCCTATCTCTACGGCGACGACCTGCTTCGCCTGCGGATGCGCGACTTCGACCGGGGTCGCGTCGAACTCATCGTCGAAGTCGGCGACGTGAAACGGGCGCACACGGCCAAACCGGAACACGTGCCGGACGCTCCCGGGCGGCCGCCGAACTTCGCGATGATGCTTCGGAACCGCCTCAGCGGAGCCGACTTCGCGGGCGTCGAGCAGTACGAGTTCGACCGCATCCTCTCGTTCGACTTCGAACGCGACGACGAGGACACCACTATCGTCGTCGAGTTGTTCGGACAGGGCAACGTCGCCGTCCTCGACGAGACGGGCGAAGTCGTCCGCAGTCTGGAGACGGTGCGGCTGAAGTCCCGCACCGTCGCCCCCGGCGCGCAGTACGAGTTCCCCTCCTCCCGGCTCCATCCGTTCACGGTGAGTTACGAGGGGTTCAAGCGTCGCATGGAGGACTCCGACACCGACGTGGTGCGGACGCTGGCGACGCAGGTGAACCTCGGCGGCCTGTACGCCGAGGAGTTCTGCACCCGCGCGGGCGTCGAGAAGACGATGGACATCGCCGACGCCGGCGACGAGGAGTTCCGCGCCGTCTACGACGCCATCCAGTCGTTCCACGAACGCCTCAAGTCGGGCGACTTCGACCCGCGCGTGTACGAGGAGGACGGCGCCGTCGTGGACGCGACGCCGTTCCCCCTCGAAGAACACGCGGCCGAGGGGCTGAACAGCGAGTCGCACGACTCGTTCAACGACGCCCTCGACGAGTACTTCTACCGACTGGACCGCACCGCCGAGGACGAACCCGAGGAGGAACCGGGGTCGAACCGCCCGGACTTCGAGGCCGAGATAGAGAAGAAACAGCGCATCATCGAGCAACAGGAGGGCGCCATCGAGGGGTTCGAGCAACAGGCGCAGACGGAACGCGAACGCGCCGAACTGCTGTACGCCAACTACGACCTGGTGGACGAGGTGCTGTCGACGGTTCGCTCGGCCCGCGAGGAGGACGTGCCGTGGGACGAAATCCGTCAGACGCTCGAAGACGGGGCCGAACGCGGCATCCCCGCCGCCGAGGCAGTCGTCGACGTCGACGGCGCGGAGGGCACCGTCACCGTCGAACTCGACGGCACGCGCGTCGAAGTCGAGGTGGACACCGGCGTCGAGAAGAACGCCGACAGGCTCTACACGGAGGCCAAGCGCGTCGAGGGGAAGAAGGAGGGCGCGCAGGCGGCCATCGAGGACACCCGCGAGGAACTGGCCGAGGTGAAGGCCCGCCGCGACGCGTGGGAGGCCGACGACGACGAAGAGGAGGAAGACGAGGAGTCGGAACCCGAGGACGTCGACTGGCTCTCGCGTTCGTCCATCCCGCTCCGGACCGAAGAGCACTGGTACGAGCGGTTCCGCTGGTTCCGCACCTCCGACGGCTACCTCGTCATCGGCGGCCGCAACGCCGACCAGAACGAGGAGATAGTCAAGAAGTACCTGAACAAACACGACCTGTTCTTCCACACGCAGGCGCACGGCGGCCCCGTCACCGTCGTGAAGGCGACGGGCCCCTCCGAACCGTCGCAGGCGGTGGAGTTCCCCGACTCGACGAAGCGGGAGGCGGCGCAGTTCGCCGTCTCGTACTCCTCGACGTGGAAGGAGGGCCGATTCGAGGGCGAGGCGTACATGGTGACGCCCGACCAGGTGTCGAAGACGCCCGAGTCCGGCGAGTACATCGAGAAGGGGTCGTTCGTCGTCCGCGGCGACCGGACGTACTTCCGCGACGTGGCGGCGGAGGTTCTCGTCGGCGTCCAGTGCGAGGGCGAGACGCGCGTGCTGGGCGGCCCGCCGACGGCCATCGAGGGCCGCGTGGAGACGGCCGTCCGCCTGCAACCCGGCCGCTACGCGCAGAACGACGCCGCGAAGATGGTGTACCGCCGCTTCAAGGAGACGTTCGCCGACCAGTCGTTCGTCCGGAAGGTGGCCAGCCCGGACAAGATTCAGGAGTTCCTCCCCCCGGGCGGGAGCGAACTGCTGGACGACTGA
- a CDS encoding mechanosensitive ion channel family protein produces the protein MQVGEFLATARSSLAQVATTEARLGATAVLVGSAVTVALLLAPRAVTRAARELDDRVLSDPRIPDSVSEARWVLPPSVVVRTLQTGVFVAATLAVLVVWGREDLALAATVLLASLAPVAGRVLLTAALFVGAYVGIDALESWLTAYAADSDRINEHQEGIVFRVLQLVVLLAVGLATLTVWDAELGSLLVGAGFLGIVVGMAARQTLGSLIAGFVLMFSRPFEIGDWVEIDGEEGIVSDITIINTRLRNFDGESVVFPNDRVTKATITNRTRRDQLRLTVEVGVDYETDLDLAVGVAEAAVEDLGVVADVPAPNVLPTTFGDSAVGLTVRFWIKHPSAPRRAKANAAVVQAIKEAFDGRGIKIPYPQRELAGREEAGGFAVRDGVESEEPPTSVSTTD, from the coding sequence ATGCAGGTGGGGGAGTTCCTCGCGACGGCCCGGTCCTCGCTGGCGCAGGTGGCGACGACCGAGGCGCGTCTCGGCGCGACGGCGGTGCTCGTCGGCTCTGCCGTCACTGTCGCACTGTTGCTCGCACCGCGGGCGGTGACCCGCGCCGCCCGCGAGTTGGACGACCGGGTGCTGTCGGACCCGCGGATACCCGACTCGGTGTCCGAGGCGCGGTGGGTGCTCCCGCCGTCGGTGGTCGTGCGAACGCTCCAGACGGGCGTGTTCGTCGCCGCGACGCTGGCCGTCCTCGTCGTCTGGGGGCGCGAGGACCTCGCACTCGCGGCGACGGTGTTGCTCGCGAGTCTCGCGCCGGTCGCGGGGCGCGTCCTCCTGACGGCGGCGCTGTTCGTCGGCGCGTACGTCGGCATCGACGCCCTGGAGTCGTGGCTGACGGCCTACGCCGCCGACTCGGACCGCATCAACGAACATCAGGAGGGCATCGTCTTCCGCGTCCTCCAGTTGGTCGTCCTCCTCGCGGTGGGACTGGCGACCCTGACCGTCTGGGACGCCGAACTCGGCAGCCTCCTCGTCGGTGCCGGCTTCCTCGGAATCGTCGTCGGGATGGCCGCCAGACAGACGCTCGGGTCGCTCATCGCCGGGTTCGTCCTGATGTTCTCCCGACCGTTCGAGATAGGCGACTGGGTGGAGATAGACGGCGAGGAGGGCATCGTCTCGGACATCACCATCATCAACACCCGTCTGCGGAACTTCGACGGCGAGTCGGTGGTGTTCCCGAACGACCGCGTGACGAAGGCGACCATCACGAACCGGACGCGCCGGGACCAACTCCGCCTCACCGTGGAGGTCGGCGTCGACTACGAGACGGACCTCGACCTGGCCGTCGGCGTCGCGGAGGCGGCCGTCGAAGACCTGGGCGTCGTCGCGGACGTGCCGGCACCGAACGTCCTCCCGACGACGTTCGGCGACTCGGCGGTCGGGCTCACAGTTCGCTTCTGGATAAAGCACCCGTCCGCGCCTCGGCGCGCGAAGGCGAACGCGGCCGTCGTGCAGGCGATAAAGGAGGCGTTCGACGGCCGGGGAATCAAGATACCCTACCCGCAGCGAGAACTCGCGGGACGCGAGGAGGCCGGTGGGTTCGCCGTCCGCGACGGCGTCGAGAGCGAGGAGCCGCCGACGTCGGTCAGTACGACCGACTGA
- a CDS encoding GNAT family N-acetyltransferase: MTDRNEDGETDENAAAGATDGDDPSESPRTGVFVAETEAERDDAFSIRREVFVEEQGVAEELEWDEHDEPDADATHLVAYDDDTVVGAARIRAYDEETAKVERVVVAEDRRGEGWGRRVMAAAEREAREVGFSRVRLNAQRRVQPFYESLGYSAFGDEFDDAGIPHIAMQKSL; the protein is encoded by the coding sequence GTGACCGACCGGAACGAAGACGGCGAGACGGACGAGAACGCCGCGGCCGGCGCGACGGACGGGGACGACCCGTCCGAGTCGCCGCGAACGGGCGTGTTCGTCGCCGAGACGGAGGCGGAACGCGACGACGCCTTCTCGATTCGCCGCGAGGTGTTCGTCGAGGAACAGGGCGTCGCCGAGGAACTGGAGTGGGACGAGCACGACGAACCGGACGCCGACGCGACGCACCTCGTCGCCTACGACGACGACACCGTCGTCGGCGCGGCGCGGATACGCGCGTACGACGAGGAGACGGCCAAGGTCGAACGCGTCGTCGTCGCCGAGGACAGGCGCGGCGAAGGCTGGGGCCGCCGCGTGATGGCCGCCGCCGAACGCGAGGCCCGCGAGGTGGGGTTCTCGCGGGTGCGGCTCAACGCTCAGCGGCGCGTCCAGCCGTTCTACGAGTCGCTCGGCTACAGCGCGTTCGGCGACGAGTTCGACGACGCCGGCATCCCGCACATCGCGATGCAGAAGTCGCTGTGA
- a CDS encoding DUF4013 domain-containing protein yields the protein MISDSLNYLRNDEDWVKTVLIGGVLSLLSVLIVPTILVAGYLVRVVRATMHGDEQPPAFDEWGDLAVDGLKAAVIAIVYGFVPTLIAGVLVGGAVFTIVMGDAAGSSGLAALGGLGILVGLLVSFVLGLLAAYVIPAAVANFAETDQMGKAFSFGDLRPILTSGKYFTAWVSGFAVIFVGALVAGVLNAIPVLGLIAGGFLGFYAAVAAYYLIGTAWGELHDIEMRESEDRPDEQAAI from the coding sequence ATGATTAGCGATTCACTCAACTACCTACGAAACGACGAAGACTGGGTAAAGACGGTCCTCATCGGTGGCGTCCTCAGCCTCCTCAGCGTCCTCATCGTCCCCACGATTCTGGTCGCGGGGTATCTCGTCCGGGTCGTCCGCGCGACGATGCACGGCGACGAGCAACCGCCGGCGTTCGACGAATGGGGTGACTTGGCGGTAGACGGCCTGAAGGCCGCGGTCATCGCCATCGTCTACGGGTTCGTCCCGACGCTCATCGCCGGCGTGCTGGTCGGCGGGGCCGTCTTCACCATCGTGATGGGCGACGCGGCGGGGTCGAGCGGACTGGCCGCTCTCGGCGGCCTCGGCATCCTCGTGGGCCTCCTCGTCTCGTTCGTCCTCGGCCTGCTGGCGGCGTACGTCATCCCGGCGGCCGTCGCGAACTTCGCGGAGACCGACCAGATGGGCAAGGCGTTCTCGTTCGGCGACCTGCGCCCCATCCTCACCTCGGGTAAGTACTTCACGGCGTGGGTGAGCGGCTTCGCCGTCATCTTCGTCGGCGCGTTGGTCGCGGGCGTTCTGAACGCCATCCCGGTGCTCGGCCTCATCGCCGGCGGGTTCCTCGGCTTCTACGCCGCGGTGGCCGCGTACTACCTCATCGGGACCGCGTGGGGCGAACTCCACGACATCGAGATGCGCGAGAGCGAGGACCGGCCCGACGAACAGGCCGCTATCTGA
- a CDS encoding tRNA uridine(34) 5-carboxymethylaminomethyl modification radical SAM/GNAT enzyme Elp3 produces the protein MSADTDPTETDDPTETEAFRRTCETLVERILDGEIERDDLESAKLDACSEHSSPKVPKNADVLEHAPDGRREEVKSVVQRKPVRTASGVSPVAIMTSPHMCPHGKCLYCPGGPASEFSSSQSYTGHEPAAARGVQNDYDPYGQVTLRLEQLRHIGHPVDKVELILMGGTMTARSHDYQEWFVKRALEAMNDYDLDSEPRPAEDQSFKPDPEDVEFRYLEDVIAENETADVRNIGTTFETKPDWCDPEQIDRMLDLGATKVEVGVQTTYERINREMHRGHGVQASLDANRRLRDSAFKVGFHMMPGQPGMSKEMCVEDFRQLFENADWRPDYLKIYPTLVVRDTITYDMWRRDEYDPLDNEEAADVVAEVMGMIPKYTRLQRVQRDIPADFIDAGVWKSNLRQLAEQRAEEKGIEVNDIRAREVGMNDADPDPERVELQVETYEAAEGTEHFISFEDPAEDLLVGFCRLRFPHDPVRRELEDAALVRELHVYGSEVGLGGDGDWQHKGYGRRLLGHAEEMARDAGYDKVSVISGIGVREYYKQKLGYHQDGPYVSKRF, from the coding sequence GTGAGCGCCGACACCGACCCCACGGAGACGGACGACCCGACGGAGACGGAGGCGTTCCGTCGCACCTGCGAGACGCTCGTCGAGCGAATCCTCGACGGCGAGATAGAGCGCGACGACCTCGAATCCGCGAAACTCGACGCCTGCTCGGAGCACTCCTCGCCGAAGGTGCCGAAGAACGCCGACGTCCTCGAACACGCCCCCGACGGCCGCCGCGAGGAGGTCAAGTCGGTCGTCCAGCGCAAGCCCGTTCGGACGGCGTCGGGCGTCTCGCCCGTCGCCATCATGACCTCGCCGCACATGTGCCCGCACGGGAAGTGCCTCTACTGCCCCGGCGGTCCGGCCAGCGAGTTCTCCTCCTCGCAGTCGTACACGGGCCACGAACCCGCCGCCGCGCGCGGCGTCCAGAACGACTACGACCCGTACGGACAGGTGACGCTCCGTCTGGAGCAACTCCGGCACATCGGCCACCCCGTGGACAAGGTCGAACTGATTCTGATGGGCGGGACGATGACCGCGCGGAGCCACGACTACCAGGAGTGGTTCGTCAAGCGCGCACTCGAAGCGATGAACGACTACGACCTCGACTCGGAACCGCGACCCGCCGAGGACCAGTCGTTCAAGCCCGACCCCGAGGACGTGGAGTTCCGGTATCTGGAGGACGTCATCGCGGAGAACGAGACGGCCGACGTGCGAAACATCGGGACGACGTTCGAGACGAAGCCCGACTGGTGCGACCCCGAGCAGATAGACCGGATGCTCGACCTGGGGGCGACGAAGGTGGAAGTCGGCGTCCAGACGACGTACGAGCGCATCAACCGCGAGATGCACCGCGGGCACGGCGTGCAGGCGTCGCTGGACGCCAACCGCCGTCTCCGCGACTCGGCGTTCAAGGTGGGCTTCCACATGATGCCCGGCCAGCCCGGCATGTCGAAGGAGATGTGCGTCGAGGACTTCCGGCAACTGTTCGAGAACGCCGACTGGCGGCCGGACTACCTGAAGATATACCCCACGCTCGTCGTCCGCGACACCATCACCTACGACATGTGGCGGCGCGACGAGTACGACCCGCTGGACAACGAGGAGGCCGCGGACGTCGTCGCCGAGGTGATGGGGATGATTCCGAAGTACACGCGCCTCCAACGCGTCCAGCGGGACATCCCGGCGGACTTCATCGACGCGGGCGTCTGGAAGTCGAACCTCCGCCAACTCGCCGAGCAACGCGCCGAGGAGAAGGGCATCGAGGTGAACGACATCCGCGCCCGCGAGGTGGGGATGAACGACGCCGACCCGGACCCCGAACGCGTCGAACTGCAGGTGGAGACGTACGAGGCGGCCGAGGGGACCGAACACTTCATCTCGTTCGAGGACCCCGCCGAGGACCTGCTGGTCGGCTTCTGTCGCCTCCGGTTCCCGCACGACCCGGTCCGGAGGGAGTTGGAAGACGCCGCCCTCGTCCGCGAACTCCACGTGTACGGCTCCGAAGTCGGACTGGGCGGCGACGGCGACTGGCAGCACAAGGGGTACGGCCGCCGCCTCCTCGGCCACGCCGAGGAGATGGCGCGCGACGCCGGCTACGACAAGGTGAGCGTCATCTCCGGTATCGGCGTCCGCGAGTACTACAAGCAGAAGTTGGGGTACCATCAGGACGGGCCGTACGTCTCGAAGCGGTTCTGA
- a CDS encoding SAM-dependent methyltransferase, which yields MSSHDSPERDRTTTDADRTERLVERLVDDAAASLGLFSTYLGDRLGYYDALAGASPATAADLAAATGTDERYAREWLEHQTVLEILAVEDADAPAAERRFSLPAAHAEVVTDPDSPHHAVPLAQLVAGAVKPLERVVEAYRTGAGVPFEEYGRDLREGQARINRPTFRSTLGAEWIPTMPDVDERLRRDGARVADVGCGYGWSAIGLADAYESVRVDGYDVDEASVEAARETVAEAGVADRVTIHHRDVTDTDIRGDYDLVTAFECVHDMSDPVGALRTMRRLAAEDGTVLVVDERVGETFTETGTDVEPLMYGWSVLHCLPVGRVEDPSAATGTVMRPGTLREYAEAAGFSGFEVLPVEDFFLRLYRLTP from the coding sequence ATGAGTTCCCACGACTCTCCCGAACGAGACCGGACGACGACCGACGCGGACCGAACTGAGCGACTGGTCGAACGCCTCGTCGACGACGCCGCGGCGTCGCTGGGGCTGTTCTCGACCTACCTCGGCGACAGACTCGGCTACTACGACGCCCTCGCGGGCGCGTCCCCCGCGACGGCGGCGGACCTCGCGGCGGCGACGGGGACGGACGAACGCTACGCCCGCGAGTGGCTGGAACACCAGACGGTACTCGAGATACTCGCCGTCGAGGACGCCGACGCGCCCGCGGCCGAGCGCCGGTTCTCGCTCCCGGCCGCGCACGCCGAGGTGGTCACCGACCCGGACAGCCCGCATCACGCCGTTCCGCTGGCGCAACTGGTCGCTGGCGCGGTGAAGCCGCTCGAACGCGTGGTCGAGGCGTACCGCACCGGGGCGGGCGTCCCGTTCGAGGAGTACGGACGCGACCTGCGCGAGGGGCAGGCGCGCATCAACCGGCCGACGTTCCGTTCGACGCTCGGAGCCGAGTGGATTCCGACGATGCCGGACGTCGACGAACGACTGCGGCGCGACGGCGCGCGCGTCGCCGACGTCGGGTGCGGCTACGGGTGGTCGGCCATCGGACTCGCCGACGCGTACGAGTCGGTTCGCGTGGACGGCTACGACGTGGACGAGGCGTCCGTCGAGGCCGCCCGGGAGACGGTCGCCGAGGCGGGCGTCGCCGACCGGGTGACGATTCACCACCGGGACGTGACGGACACCGACATCCGGGGCGACTACGACCTCGTGACCGCGTTCGAGTGCGTCCACGACATGTCCGACCCGGTGGGGGCGTTGCGGACGATGCGCCGCCTCGCGGCCGAGGACGGAACCGTACTCGTCGTGGACGAACGCGTCGGCGAGACGTTCACAGAGACGGGCACCGACGTGGAACCGCTGATGTACGGGTGGAGCGTCCTGCACTGCCTGCCGGTCGGCCGCGTCGAGGACCCGTCGGCGGCGACGGGGACGGTGATGCGGCCCGGCACGCTCCGCGAGTACGCCGAGGCGGCGGGGTTCTCGGGGTTCGAGGTACTCCCGGTCGAAGACTTCTTCCTCCGCCTCTACCGGCTGACTCCCTGA
- a CDS encoding mRNA surveillance protein pelota, which yields MRISSRGRGEEGRERITLVPENVDDLWHLSHVLESGDLVSGDTTRRIQRDDDQMRDTGGQREHMHVTISVGDVEFARFANRLRVGGEIVGCSREDQLGHHHTLNVEEHDEVTIEKHFKPDQIDRIEEAEEAAENPDVVIATVEEGEAHIHTVAQYGTEERFSFTAPTGKGEYARPRSELFAELGKALSRMDVDAIILAGPGFTKQDARDYVAENHPDVAEKMTVVDTSSVGDRGVHEVLKRGAVDEVQTQTRISKEADLIDDLMEGIATGEKVAYGIEAVAEAAEFGAVETLLVLDERLREERQGQGDWDVDVNEVIQSVERQGGDVAVFSSEFDPGRQLKNLGGIAAILRYRLQ from the coding sequence ATGCGCATTTCGAGTCGCGGACGCGGCGAGGAGGGCCGCGAACGCATCACGCTCGTCCCCGAGAACGTGGACGACCTCTGGCACCTCTCGCACGTCCTCGAGTCGGGCGATTTGGTCTCCGGCGACACCACTCGCCGCATCCAGCGAGACGACGACCAGATGCGGGACACGGGCGGCCAACGCGAACACATGCACGTCACAATCAGCGTCGGCGACGTGGAGTTCGCGCGTTTCGCCAACCGTCTCCGCGTCGGCGGCGAGATAGTCGGCTGTTCCCGCGAGGACCAACTCGGGCACCACCACACGCTGAACGTCGAAGAACACGACGAAGTGACCATCGAGAAGCACTTCAAGCCGGACCAGATCGACCGCATCGAGGAGGCCGAGGAGGCCGCCGAGAACCCCGACGTGGTCATCGCCACCGTCGAGGAGGGCGAGGCACACATCCACACCGTCGCGCAGTACGGAACCGAGGAGCGCTTCTCGTTCACCGCGCCGACGGGGAAGGGCGAGTACGCCCGCCCGCGGTCGGAGTTGTTCGCGGAACTCGGGAAGGCCCTGTCGCGGATGGACGTCGACGCCATCATCCTCGCGGGACCGGGGTTCACGAAGCAGGACGCCCGCGACTACGTCGCGGAGAATCACCCCGACGTGGCCGAGAAGATGACCGTCGTGGACACCTCCAGCGTCGGCGACAGGGGCGTCCACGAGGTGCTGAAACGCGGCGCGGTGGACGAGGTGCAGACGCAGACGCGCATCTCGAAGGAGGCTGACCTCATCGACGACCTGATGGAGGGCATCGCCACGGGCGAGAAGGTGGCCTACGGAATCGAGGCAGTCGCCGAAGCCGCCGAGTTCGGCGCGGTGGAGACGCTCCTCGTCCTCGACGAACGCCTGCGCGAGGAACGACAGGGGCAGGGCGACTGGGACGTGGACGTGAACGAGGTCATCCAGAGCGTCGAACGGCAGGGCGGCGACGTCGCCGTCTTCTCCTCGGAGTTCGACCCCGGCCGCCAACTGAAGAACCTCGGCGGCATCGCGGCCATCCTCCGCTATCGGTTGCAGTGA
- a CDS encoding helix-turn-helix transcriptional regulator, whose amino-acid sequence MTRTTTEDDRMPETTALDELLRYAAERRLLRDRLTDEDRLDTDTLVDVVRHGPALEALYGRPLDRRELEDSLGVSRATSHRTTRWLTERGLAVRRDGRFSLTGKGEVFADELLRLGRNLRAAERLAPLLDCICETHREFVVGPFADATVTEATPDDPYGPVSRFLELLDASATFRGFNTTHVVPPGSPAFAEGVFEEGDAEFVTVPTVADHVLSGETATAVERGHLRLRTRGALPYGLAIFDDHVGVGGYDDETGALRVFVDTDGGDARRWAERVYEMYREASDPVTPGHDDDGEATR is encoded by the coding sequence GTGACACGAACGACGACGGAGGACGACAGGATGCCGGAGACGACGGCACTCGACGAACTACTGCGGTACGCGGCCGAGCGTCGCCTCCTGCGTGACCGACTGACCGACGAGGACAGACTCGACACCGACACGCTCGTCGACGTGGTCCGGCACGGCCCCGCGCTGGAGGCGCTGTACGGCCGGCCGCTCGACAGGCGGGAGTTAGAGGACAGCCTCGGCGTCTCGCGGGCGACGAGTCACCGGACGACGCGGTGGCTGACGGAGCGCGGACTCGCGGTGCGGCGGGACGGCCGGTTCTCGTTGACGGGGAAGGGCGAGGTGTTCGCCGACGAACTGCTCCGACTAGGTCGGAACCTGCGGGCGGCCGAGCGTCTGGCTCCGCTCCTCGACTGCATCTGCGAGACGCACCGGGAGTTCGTCGTCGGACCGTTCGCCGACGCCACCGTCACCGAAGCGACGCCCGACGACCCGTACGGACCGGTGTCGCGCTTCCTCGAACTCCTCGACGCGAGCGCGACGTTCCGCGGGTTCAACACGACGCACGTCGTGCCGCCGGGGTCGCCCGCGTTCGCCGAGGGCGTGTTCGAGGAGGGCGACGCCGAGTTCGTCACGGTCCCGACGGTGGCAGACCACGTGCTCTCCGGCGAGACGGCGACGGCCGTCGAACGCGGCCACCTCCGTCTCAGGACGAGAGGGGCGCTCCCGTACGGGCTGGCGATATTCGACGACCACGTCGGCGTCGGCGGCTACGACGACGAGACGGGGGCGCTACGGGTGTTCGTGGACACCGACGGCGGCGACGCCCGTCGCTGGGCCGAGCGGGTGTACGAGATGTACCGAGAGGCGTCCGACCCGGTCACGCCGGGGCACGACGATGACGGCGAAGCGA